GATCGTTAATTTGTACATTTAATAAAGAAGCGCTTCTTTTAATAATTATTTTCAGTTCTTCAGGGGGATAAAAATCCATTTCTAAGATAATTCCGAATCTACTTCTAAGCGGCGGAGATATTAATCCTAACCTAGTAGTGGCCCCTATTAAGGTAAAAGGTTGTAAATCAATTCTTAAAGATCTTGCCGAAGGTCCTTTACCTATTATTATGTCCAATTGAAAATCTTCCATAGCAGAGTATAAAATTTCTTCAACGGATCTATTTAATCTATGAATCTCGTCTATGAATAATATGTCACCTTTTTCTAAATTTGTGAGCATTGCAGCTAAATCCCCCGCTTTTTCAACAACTGGACCACTCGTAATTTGCAAGTTTGCTCCGATTTCGTTGGCTATAACATGGGCAAGAGTTGTTTTACCTAATCCAGCCGGCCCTGCTAAGACTATATGATCTATCGATTCTTTTCGTATTTTGGCTGCTTCTACTGCCACTTTGATTTTGTTTTTTATATTGTTTTGGCCTATAAACTCATCCAAAAATTTAGGCCTTAAATTTTTAGATGTCAGATCTTCATTTTGTAGTTCTGGATTCAAAAATCTTTCTTCTAATTCATCGTTTTTTTCTTTCATAAAAAAACTCCCTTATAACTTATATATTACTTACCTTAAAAATTTTAAAACCTATGGATAAACTCTGTAAAGCGTTCTTGCAAAAGGTATCGATTCTCTAATATGTTCCAAACCACATATCCAAGCAACAGTTCTTTCTATTCCCAAACCAAATCCACTGTGAGGAACACTCCCATACCTTCTTAAATCTAAGTACCATTGATATTCATCTAATGGTAAATTATTTTCTTTTAACCTTTCTATTAATACTTCTTCTTTCCAAATTCTTTCAGAAGCACCTATTATTTCCCCATATCCTTCCGGAGCTAATAAATCATCACATAAAACTACATCAGGATTTGTCTCGTCAGGTTGCATATAGAAGGCTTTAACTTTTTTTGGATATTTTTCAACAAAGACTGGTTTTTCAAATTGTGAAGCTATAGCTGTTTCTTCGTCAGCGCCAAAATCGTCTCCCCAACTGATATTGAATCCTTTTTTATTTAAGAATTCTATAGCTTTCGTATATGTTATTCTTTCAAAAGGGGCTGTAACTTTCTCTAACTTCGTTATATCTCTGCCGATTTCTTTTAAATCTTCAGAAGCATTTTCTAATGTTTTTTGTACTATATATGATACCAAATTTTCTTGTAATCTCATATTATCTTCATGTCTATAAAAAGCGACTTCAGCTTCGTTCATCCAAAATTCTATAAGATGTCTTCTCGTTTTTGATTTTTCGGACCTAAAAGTAGGACCTAAGTTATAAACTTTTCCAAGTGCCATAGCTGCTGCTTCTAAATAAAGCTGTCCAGTTTGAGCTAAGTAAACCTTTCCATAATCAAAATAATCTAAACTGAATGTATTTCCAGCAGATTCTCCGATAGAACCTGTGAATATGGGAGTATCTATCAAAATGAAGTCATTTTGATTATAAAAATCTCTAATTGCTTTTATAATTTCGTTTCTTATTCTTAAAATATGGAACTGTCTCTTTGATCGCAACCACAAGTGTCTATTTTCCATCAAAAAGTCTATCCCATGCTCTTTTTTTGAAATCGGATAATCGTCTTTTGGCTCATGTATTATTTCTATATTCTTTATATGCAATTCTACGTTTTGGGGAGAACGTTCGTCTCTTTTTATTTCCCCAATTATTGTAACGCTACTTTCCATTTTGATTTTTCTTATTTTTTCAAATTGTTCTTCATCAAAGTTCTTTTTCTCAGCTATGCCTTGAACAAAACCAGTACCATCTCTTAATTGTAAAAAAGCTATTTTCCCACCACTTCTTTTATTCCAAACCCAACCACGAAATTCAATTTCTTCTCCAATATGGTTTTTAAAATCTTTTATATATATCCATTGCGTCTTCATAAGACACCTCCGAAAGTTATCAATTTTAAAATTATAATAATTTGGTCAGGTTACTTCTATTTATTATATCACAAGAGAATTTCATAAGAAAGTTTAAAATAGATATAAAACTTGAAAACTATCTATGCTTATGATATAATTTTAATGAAAATATAAGTGGGGTCGTGGCGCAGCTGGGAGCGCGCTACCATGGCACGGTAGAGGTCGTGGGTTCAAGTCCCATCGACTCCACCATAGTTGAGGGAGCTTATCCCTCTTTTTTTATATATCGTAAAATTAGAGACTTTAGAAAGAATTTTTTAAGAAAATAAATGTTTGAT
This genomic interval from Petrotoga sp. 9PWA.NaAc.5.4 contains the following:
- the ruvB gene encoding Holliday junction branch migration DNA helicase RuvB → MKEKNDELEERFLNPELQNEDLTSKNLRPKFLDEFIGQNNIKNKIKVAVEAAKIRKESIDHIVLAGPAGLGKTTLAHVIANEIGANLQITSGPVVEKAGDLAAMLTNLEKGDILFIDEIHRLNRSVEEILYSAMEDFQLDIIIGKGPSARSLRIDLQPFTLIGATTRLGLISPPLRSRFGIILEMDFYPPEELKIIIKRSASLLNVQINDQASLLLAQRSRGTPRIANRLLRRVRDYIQVNGKNIIEVEDVINTMNLLEMDTDGLDKMDRKILKTIIENYDGGPVGINALASSLGIEPDSISEVYEPFLLQSGFIIRTPRGRVATEKAYKKLNYNKRSFKDNITLWSESEID
- the asnS gene encoding asparagine--tRNA ligase; its protein translation is MKTQWIYIKDFKNHIGEEIEFRGWVWNKRSGGKIAFLQLRDGTGFVQGIAEKKNFDEEQFEKIRKIKMESSVTIIGEIKRDERSPQNVELHIKNIEIIHEPKDDYPISKKEHGIDFLMENRHLWLRSKRQFHILRIRNEIIKAIRDFYNQNDFILIDTPIFTGSIGESAGNTFSLDYFDYGKVYLAQTGQLYLEAAAMALGKVYNLGPTFRSEKSKTRRHLIEFWMNEAEVAFYRHEDNMRLQENLVSYIVQKTLENASEDLKEIGRDITKLEKVTAPFERITYTKAIEFLNKKGFNISWGDDFGADEETAIASQFEKPVFVEKYPKKVKAFYMQPDETNPDVVLCDDLLAPEGYGEIIGASERIWKEEVLIERLKENNLPLDEYQWYLDLRRYGSVPHSGFGLGIERTVAWICGLEHIRESIPFARTLYRVYP